In Streptomyces sp. NBC_00704, a genomic segment contains:
- a CDS encoding F0F1 ATP synthase subunit B, with protein MSQMLIVAAEEMENPLVPPIPELVIGLLAFVIVFGFLAKKLLPNINKVLEQRREAIEGGIEKAEAAQTEAQSVLEQYKAQLAEARHEAARLRQEAQEQGATLITEMRAEGQRQREEIVAAGHSQIEADRKAAASALRQDVGKLATELAGKLVGESLEDHARQSRVIDRFLDELEEKAEASR; from the coding sequence ATGAGCCAGATGCTCATCGTGGCGGCCGAGGAGATGGAAAATCCCCTCGTCCCGCCGATCCCTGAGCTCGTCATCGGCCTGCTCGCCTTCGTCATCGTCTTCGGCTTCCTCGCCAAGAAGCTCCTCCCGAACATCAACAAGGTTCTGGAGCAGCGGCGTGAGGCCATCGAGGGCGGTATCGAGAAGGCCGAGGCCGCACAGACCGAGGCCCAGAGCGTCCTGGAGCAGTACAAGGCCCAGCTCGCCGAGGCCCGCCACGAGGCCGCGCGCCTGCGCCAGGAGGCGCAGGAGCAGGGCGCCACGCTCATCACCGAGATGCGCGCGGAAGGCCAGCGTCAGCGCGAGGAGATCGTCGCGGCCGGACACAGCCAGATCGAGGCCGACCGCAAGGCCGCCGCGTCCGCGCTGCGTCAGGACGTCGGCAAGCTCGCGACCGAGCTGGCCGGCAAGCTCGTCGGCGAGTCCCTCGAGGACCACGCCCGGCAGAGCCGCGTCATCGACCGCTTCCTCGACGAGCTCGAGGAGAAGGCCGAGGCGTCTCGATGA